In Prunus dulcis chromosome 1, ALMONDv2, whole genome shotgun sequence, the following are encoded in one genomic region:
- the LOC117614458 gene encoding uncharacterized protein LOC117614458, whose translation MELQSVCRGFPTSKFGLSSHRIVPHQLVLASHARLRDQRLRKHNGIASKSYLMPGLKSFVKESSILSLNRGAIKCASNSSDAKLEFSGGENSNVPFRRVDGVEPFRGKSGSISFHGLTHQLVEEGKLVSAPFDEVKGSFLWFFAPAALISSLLLPQFFIGNAIEAFLKDEIIIEIVTSLSYEAAFYVGLAIFLLVTDRVQRPYLQFSTKRWGLITGLRGYLTSAFFTTGFKVIAPLFAVYVTWPLLGLPALVSVVPFLVGCVAQLAFETGLEKQGSSCWPLVPIIFEVYRLYQLTKAAYFIEKLMYAMKGMPASPELLERSGALFSMIVTFQVVGVVCLWSLMAFLLRLFPSRPVAQKY comes from the exons ATGGAGCTGCAATCAGTTTGTCGTGGGTTTCCCACCTCGAAGTTCGGTTTATCCAGTCACCGCATAGTCCCTCATCAACTT GTTTTAGCAAGCCATGCTCGGCTGAGGGATCAAAGACTCCGTAAACATAATGGAATTGCTTCCAAAT CATATTTGATGCCAGGATTGAAAAGTTTTGTGAAGGAGTCTTCAATCCTGAGCTTGAACAGAGGAGCTATTAAGTGCGCTTCGAATTCTAGTGATGCAAAGCTGGAATTCTCAGGAGGGGAAAACTCTAATGTTCCTTTTAGAAGAGTTGATGGGGTGGAGCCTTTTCGTGGTAAATCGGGTTCAATTTCATTCCATGGGTTGACACACCAGTTGGTAGAGGAAGGGAAGTTGGTTTCAGCCCCTTTCGATGAAGTGAAGGGCTCgttcctttggttttttgcCCCTGCTGCTTTAATATCGTCGTTGCTTCTTCCACAGTTCTTTATTGGTAATGCAATCGAGGCTTTCTTGAAGGACGAGATTATCATAG AAATCGTGACTTCATTATCTTATGAGGCTGCGTTTTACGTGGGCCTTGCAATATTTCTGCTTGTAACTGACCGAGTACAGAGGCCGTATCTGCAGTTCAGTACAAAGAGGTGGGGTCTCATTACTGGCCTAAGAGGATACTTGACATCAGCTTTCTTTACAACGGGCTTCAAGGTCATTGCCCCTCTATTTGCTGTTTATGTAACCTGGCCGTTGCTTGGCTTGCCGGCCTTGGTTTCTGTGGTTCCCTTTCTAGTTGGCTGTGTTGCTCAACTTGCATTTGAGACGGGTCTTGAAAAGCAAGGGTCATCTTGTTGGCCTCTAGTTCCCATTATTTTTGAG GTTTATAGACTATACCAGTTGACAAAAGCTGCTTACTTTATTGAGAAGTTGATGTATGCAATGAAGGGTATGCCTGCATCCCCGGAACTGCTAGAAAGAAGCGGTGCCCTATTTTCTATGATAGTGACCTTCCAAGTCGTCGGCGTGGTGTGCCTTTGGTCCCTGATGGCATTTCTTTTGAGGCTTTTTCCTTCCAGACCTGTTGCCCAGAAATACTGA